The segment CCCATGAATCATCTCTTGGCATTACGGTAGAATCCGCACCACCATAACCACCATGAATAAATACAACAGGGGGGCCATTACCTACAATTTCATAAAATATATTTATGCCATTAAGAGTTGCTACAGACATAATGGTATACCTAGAAATTAACTATCTTCAGG is part of the SAR202 cluster bacterium genome and harbors:
- a CDS encoding alpha/beta hydrolase, whose protein sequence is MSVATLNGINIFYEIVGNGPPVVFIHGGYGGADSTVMPRDDSW